Part of the candidate division KSB1 bacterium genome, TGAGATCCAATCCATTTGAGTTCCCTGACCCGGACAACCCGTGGATTGTCAAACCAACAGGGTAACCGGAAATTAAAAATTACAAAGCTAAGCTCAAATTCAAATAAATCTCAATTTACAAATGACCAGAGGTCGACATAAAACACGAGTTTGGGATTTTGAAAATTTGATAATTGGAATTAGTTCGTTATTTGATTTTGAGATTTTGGTTTCAGTCTTTGCACATCGGGCAGACATTTTTCCTGAGGTATTAATTGTTACCATTCTATTTGGGTACCATAAGCACAGGACAAGAGACCAGGTCAGTCACCCGGTTCGTCAACAGAATCAATGAGCGCTGCGAGAAACGCGTTTTTGGAGTGATGGCCAATGACCAGCAGGTCGATATCTTCGGTTGCTTTAGCGATTTCCTTTGCATATGACTCGCTTTCCGTAAGGGTGATTTTGATTTCATTCGCTTCTTTTTCGTATCCTGCTTTGCGAAACTGCTCCCGAATGTCTTCCTCACTTACCAGGGGCAGGGTGTCCATCATCATGTGGGCTTTTCCGGCTGCGGGGTCGTTGACATGGAAAGCAGACAGGTCTGCATTTA contains:
- a CDS encoding universal stress protein; translated protein: MPYKKILIALECTDDENNVINEAIRLAETLNADLSAFHVNDPAAGKAHMMMDTLPLVSEEDIREQFRKAGYEKEANEIKITLTESESYAKEIAKATEDIDLLVIGHHSKNAFLAALIDSVDEPGD